A genomic stretch from Buchnera aphidicola BCc includes:
- the tsaB gene encoding tRNA (adenosine(37)-N6)-threonylcarbamoyltransferase complex dimerization subunit type 1 TsaB has protein sequence MNFKKNILAIDTSLHSCSISLLYKKKIYSLFKLCSNAHEKNIFYMIKKILIQSNTTLDEINFIACTIGPGSFTGIRISIGISQTISTIYNIPIIGFSTLKILSEQSWRKNYVKNVLLIIKISKNQIFWAKYIKNKIGLWIGEHTEKLFSNMNIIKKKIKKYTGKWSLIGFEKKIKKNFKKSVKLFQTNIFTPHSNDIITYAVKYLLLYKKYNIKQIYPKYLYKI, from the coding sequence ATGAATTTTAAAAAAAATATTTTAGCAATTGATACCTCGTTACATTCATGTTCTATTTCTTTGTTATATAAAAAGAAAATTTATAGTTTATTTAAGCTATGTTCGAATGCACATGAGAAAAATATATTTTATATGATTAAAAAAATATTAATCCAATCAAATACTACTTTAGATGAAATTAATTTCATCGCATGCACTATCGGACCAGGAAGTTTTACAGGAATTAGAATTTCTATAGGAATTTCGCAAACTATTTCTACTATATATAATATTCCTATTATTGGTTTTTCTACATTAAAAATTTTATCAGAACAAAGCTGGAGAAAAAATTATGTTAAAAATGTTTTACTTATTATTAAGATTTCTAAAAATCAAATTTTTTGGGCTAAATATATAAAAAATAAAATTGGTTTATGGATTGGAGAACATACAGAAAAATTATTTTCCAATATGAATATTATTAAAAAAAAAATTAAAAAATATACTGGAAAATGGTCTTTAATTGGTTTTGAAAAAAAAATAAAAAAAAATTTTAAAAAATCAGTTAAATTATTTCAAACAAATATTTTTACTCCACATTCAAATGATATTATTACTTATGCAGTAAAATATTTATTATTGTACAAAAAATACAACATAAAACAAATATACCCAAAATATTTATATAAAATATAA
- the minE gene encoding cell division topological specificity factor MinE, with translation MILNLFISKKQYTASLAKKRLKTLIKKKKKFFYQSSYLPQLKNDLLLVIAKYIKIQPNKMSIQIEKRKKNLLILEINITNVK, from the coding sequence ATGATATTAAATTTATTTATATCAAAAAAACAATATACAGCTAGTTTAGCTAAAAAAAGGTTGAAAACATTAATTAAGAAAAAAAAAAAATTTTTTTATCAATCAAGTTATCTTCCGCAATTAAAAAATGATTTACTATTAGTAATTGCGAAATATATAAAAATTCAGCCTAATAAAATGTCTATTCAAATAGAAAAAAGAAAAAAAAATTTACTAATTTTAGAAATTAATATTACTAATGTGAAATAA
- the minD gene encoding septum site-determining protein MinD yields MTKIITITSGKGGVGKTTSSASIATGLALLGKKAVVIDFDIGLRNLDLIMGCERRVVYDFINVINKEATIQQALIKDRKIKNLFLLPASQTRDKDSLTTNGVEYVLKSLSNMNFEFIICDSPAGIESGALIALYFCDEAIVVTNPEISSIRDSDRILGIISSKSKRSKENKKPVKEHLLLTRYDPKKVVKGDMLSIDDIIDILQIPLIGVIPEDLNILKSSNQGLSIVLNNTSIAGKAYQDTVQRLLGNKIPLRFIVEEKKSFLQWLFRR; encoded by the coding sequence ATGACTAAAATTATAACTATTACTTCAGGAAAAGGTGGTGTAGGAAAAACAACATCAAGTGCTTCTATTGCTACAGGTTTAGCGTTACTTGGAAAAAAAGCTGTAGTTATAGATTTTGATATTGGTTTAAGAAATTTAGATTTAATTATGGGATGTGAAAGAAGAGTAGTATATGATTTTATAAATGTAATTAATAAAGAAGCAACAATTCAACAAGCATTAATTAAAGATAGAAAAATAAAGAATTTGTTTCTTCTTCCTGCATCACAAACACGAGATAAAGATTCATTAACTACTAATGGAGTAGAATATGTATTAAAAAGTCTCTCTAATATGAATTTTGAATTTATTATATGTGATTCACCTGCTGGAATAGAATCCGGAGCTTTAATTGCACTTTATTTTTGTGATGAAGCAATTGTTGTTACAAATCCTGAAATTTCTTCTATACGAGATTCAGATCGAATTTTAGGAATTATTTCTTCTAAATCTAAAAGATCTAAAGAAAATAAAAAACCAGTTAAAGAACATTTATTGTTAACAAGATATGATCCAAAAAAAGTTGTTAAAGGTGATATGCTGAGTATTGATGATATTATTGATATACTTCAAATTCCTTTAATTGGAGTAATTCCGGAAGACTTAAATATATTAAAATCTTCTAATCAAGGTTTATCTATCGTATTAAATAATACATCCATTGCTGGAAAAGCATATCAGGATACGGTTCAAAGATTATTAGGAAATAAAATACCATTAAGATTTATAGTAGAAGAAAAAAAGAGTTTTTTACAATGGTTATTTAGGAGATAA